The DNA window ACTGACCCCACCGACCCGCTCTCGGTCGACCGCAACCATGCCGAGGCCTTCATCCTCACGCTCGCCGAGGCCATGCACGCCCACGGCGTCGCCGCGCACCGCATGGAAGGCCTCCTCACCCTGGTCGCCGCCCGGCTCGGCATCGAGGCGCGCTTCTACTCCACGCCCACCGCCGTGCTCGCCTCGTTCGGCGCCCTGGCCGAGGGGCACACCTGTCTCGTGCGCGTGCAGCCGGGCGCCATCAACCTGGAGAAGGTCTCGCTTCTCTACGAGATCACCGTGCGCGTCATCCGCGGCGAGCTGGGGCCCGACGCTGGCCGCACCGAACTCGACGCCGTCATCCGCGCCCAGGCTCGCTACGGTCCACCCTGGGCCATCCTCGCCTCGGCCGTCTTCTCCGCGGCCGCGGCCATGCTCTTCGGCGGAGGCCTCCGCGAGATCGTCGCCTCCGGTGCCGTCGGCCTCCTCGTCGGCGGCATCGTGCAGGCCATGCGCCGCATCTCGGCCCGCTCCGCCGTGGTCGAGCCCGTCGTCGCCGCCGTCGCCGCCATCGCCGCAGCCCTCATCGCGCGCGCCACGGGCCCCCTCTCCACCCTCGTCGTCACCCTCGCCGGCGTGGTCATGCTCCTGCCCGGCCTCGGCATCACCATCGCCATGACCGAGCTGGCCACGCGCAACCTCGCCTCCGGCACGGCGCGCTTCTCGGGCGCCCTCGTGCAGCTCGCCGGCCTCGGCTTCGGCGTCGCCTTCGGCACGGCGCTCATCCGCCTCCTGCCCGCGCTCCCCCCGCCGCCCCCGCCCACCGCGTGGAGCTTCCTCGAGCTGACCTGCGCCATCATCCCCGCAGCCTTCGCCGTCTCGACCTACCTCCAGACCCGCCCCCGCGATCTGAAGTGGATCCTCGGCGCCTGCCTCCTCGGGTTCGCCAGCACGCGTCTCGGCGGCGTCCTCTTCGGACCCGAGCTCGGCGCGTTCCTCGGCGCCCTCGTGCTCGGTCTGGCCAGCAACACCCTCGCCCGCACCCTCGACCGCCCGGCCTCTGTCGCGCTCGTCCCTGGCTTGCTCCTCCTCGTCCCCGGAAGCCTGGGGTTCCGCGGTGTCGTCTCCATGCTGGAGAACGACATGGCCTCCGGCGCCGAGGCGACCTTCAAGGCCGGGCTGATCTCCATCTCCCTCGTCGCGGGCGTTCTGTTCGCCAACCTGTGGCTTCCACCGCGCCGCTCGCTGTGACCCATCACGGCGCGTCCGCGGGTCGCGCCCGAGCGCGTACCGAGCGCGTACCGAGCGCCGAGGAATGCAGGCCTCATCGACGTCGAGATGTCATGCCTCCACGCCTTCGATGAAGCGGATGGATCGGAACACCACTTCCTTTTATCGTTCCGGGTGCTGGTCGATGATGACACCTCGCCTGCTCTACCTCGCGCTCATGATCTGCAGCCCCGTCGCGTGCAGCGACCAACCCCAGGCGCCACAGGACACCGCGGGCCGAGCGGCCAGCACGACGTCTACGAGCCAGACCGTGTCAGCGGAACCTCCGCCACCGAGCCCTCCGTCACCACCTCCCCCCAGCGACGGCATCGCCTGTGCCACCGACGCAGACTGCCCAGTGCTGCCATGCGGACCGTGCACGCCGGGGCTCGTCATCACGAAAGACCTCCTGCAAGGCGCGAAGTGTTACGTGAACCCCTGCAAGAATGCAGCGTCCACCTGCAATGCGCAGCGGGTCTGCGTGACCCACGCGTCGACCGAAAAGAACCCAGCGGTCGGGGGTAACCCCGCCAAACGCTGATTGGCTGCCGACGAGTCCGCGTCGGCGCTCCTCACAACGTCAACCCATGGCAGCTCCCTGACGCCGCCGCCCCCGCAGCGCTCGCCATGAGGGACTCGAAGATCTGCCCGATCTCCTCGGTGTCGAGGGTGAGCCCGGCCTTGCCGACGCTCAGCTCGACGCGCTGGACCGAGGGCACGCCGGTGCGCATCGTCCTCTGGAAAAGCCAGATCTTCGTCTCATCGGCGATCTCGAGCGCGGCACGCTCCAGTCGCTCCGCAGGAGCGCGAAGCGCGAGGTGCATCATGTTGGTGTGGGGCGGGTCGGGGACGATCTCGACGCCGGGGATGCGCGCGAGACGCGCAGCGATGGCCACGGCTTTGTCACGGTAGTCGGCCATCCTGGGGAGGTGCTCGGCGAGGCCCGCGCGGGCCGCGAGCGCATAGGGGTACAGCGCAAACAGGTTGCCTCCATGGCGCCGCTGCCAGACGCGCGACTCGGCGATGAAATCCTCGGGGCCCGCGAGGAGGCACCCGGAGATGCCTCCGAGGCCCTTGTACGTGGAGACGTAGACCGAATCGAAGAGGCCCGCGATCTCCGCGTAGGGGCGGCCGTAAAAGGGGGCGCTCTCCCAGAGCCGGGCGCCGTCGAGATGCAGGGTGACGCCATGCGCGGTGGCCCAGGCGCGGATGGCGAGCAGCTCCTCCCAGGGGGGCAAGAGGCCACCCAGCTCGCGCTGCGGAAGCTCCAGGAGGAGCGCGGCGATGGGCTCGCGCAGACGCGCGAGGTCGGCGGGCTGGAGCAAGGCGTGCTCACCACCGACGAGGATCGCGGAAAGGTGGTGCAGGCGCTCGTAGGCGCGCTCTTCGTGCATCTCCAGGTGGCTCCGCGGGTGGAAGGCGACCACGGGCAGGCGGCGGCGATCACACCAGATGCGCAGGGCGATCTGCTGCGCCATGGTGCCGCTCGGCATGAAGACGGCGGCCTCTTTGCCGAGCAGCTCGGCGACCTCGCGCTCGACGTCGTGAAGGAGAGCCCCTTCCCCGTAAACGTCCTGTTCGACGTCGGGCGGGGTGAGCGCTGCAAGCGCGGCGAGACGCGCAGCAGGGCGACGATCCGCCGGGGCGTCGTTTCCGAAGGCGCGCGTGCATCGGGCGCGGATGGCATGGAAGTCCAGCTCGGTCATGGTCAGCCCTTGGGGGCCAGGCGATAGAAATGGAGCCACACGTCGCCCTTGGCGACATCGCCCCCGCCCACGTTATGGAACGGGCCGTACGACCTGGCGATCTCCATCCGCTGCATGGCGCCGGGGTGGGTCTCGGGTTTGTCCGCCTCCGAGGAGAGGTAGAACCACTGCACGCGCTCATCGATCTCGGCTTCGAGGTCCGGAAAGTTCTCGATGCAGTGGTACGGCTTCAGCATCTGGTCGATGTTGCCCGTGCTCGGTTTCGCCTTCCTCACGTGGCTGTTGCGCTTGGCCACATCATCGACCGCGGCGCGCGCCCGGAGCAGGGAGCACAGCTTCTCTTGCTCCCACTTGGCCGGGCTGTAGAGGTTCTTGTTCGACGGGTAGATTCCGGCCGTCTCTCCCCACGACACCTCGCTCAGCGTCAGCGTGCCCGTGGTCCTCACCTCGCAGGGCGAGACCGGGTGATCCACGATCTGGATCAGCTCGATCGAGCCGCTCACCAGCGCGTCGGCGAGTGGCGCCCAGGGGTCGTCATCGAGGCGCCCGCGCGCGGACCAGGGCGCTCCGCCGCGCACGTCCTCGGCCGCGGCCTGCAGGACGTCGACGTTGCCCGTCTGCAAGAGGAAGCCGCTCAGGAACGCGCTCGCCTCGTGATGGCTCGCGAAGTGGATGCGCT is part of the Chondromyces crocatus genome and encodes:
- a CDS encoding threonine/serine ThrE exporter family protein, with product MRPIVDHARGSRLAAAHHARPMFLDAPASTDPTDPLSVDRNHAEAFILTLAEAMHAHGVAAHRMEGLLTLVAARLGIEARFYSTPTAVLASFGALAEGHTCLVRVQPGAINLEKVSLLYEITVRVIRGELGPDAGRTELDAVIRAQARYGPPWAILASAVFSAAAAMLFGGGLREIVASGAVGLLVGGIVQAMRRISARSAVVEPVVAAVAAIAAALIARATGPLSTLVVTLAGVVMLLPGLGITIAMTELATRNLASGTARFSGALVQLAGLGFGVAFGTALIRLLPALPPPPPPTAWSFLELTCAIIPAAFAVSTYLQTRPRDLKWILGACLLGFASTRLGGVLFGPELGAFLGALVLGLASNTLARTLDRPASVALVPGLLLLVPGSLGFRGVVSMLENDMASGAEATFKAGLISISLVAGVLFANLWLPPRRSL
- a CDS encoding threonine aldolase family protein encodes the protein MTELDFHAIRARCTRAFGNDAPADRRPAARLAALAALTPPDVEQDVYGEGALLHDVEREVAELLGKEAAVFMPSGTMAQQIALRIWCDRRRLPVVAFHPRSHLEMHEERAYERLHHLSAILVGGEHALLQPADLARLREPIAALLLELPQRELGGLLPPWEELLAIRAWATAHGVTLHLDGARLWESAPFYGRPYAEIAGLFDSVYVSTYKGLGGISGCLLAGPEDFIAESRVWQRRHGGNLFALYPYALAARAGLAEHLPRMADYRDKAVAIAARLARIPGVEIVPDPPHTNMMHLALRAPAERLERAALEIADETKIWLFQRTMRTGVPSVQRVELSVGKAGLTLDTEEIGQIFESLMASAAGAAASGSCHGLTL